In Psychrobacter sp. JCM 18902, a single window of DNA contains:
- the lldD gene encoding FMN-dependent L-lactate dehydrogenase LldD, whose product MIISSPNDYRAAAKRRLPPFLFHYIDGGAYEEYTLKHNVEDLSKIALRQRVLNDMSQLSLETQLFNETLSMPVALSPVGLTGMYARRGEVQAAMAADQKGIPFTMSTVSVCPIEEVVPKINRPMWFQLYVLRDRGFMKNALERAKAAGCSTLVFTVDMPVPGARYRDMHSGMSGKNSAMRRYLQSMTHPQWAWDVGLNGRPHDLGNISTYLGKPTGLEDYIGWLGNNFDPSISWKDLDWIREYWDGPMVIKGILDPEDAKDAVRFGADGIVVSNHGGRQLDGVLSSARALPPIADAVKGEIKILADSGIRNGLDIVRMLALGADICMLGRAFIYALAADGGAGVSNLLELLDKEIRVAMTLTGAKTIADINSDCLVTLDN is encoded by the coding sequence ATGATTATTTCATCTCCAAACGACTACAGGGCTGCTGCCAAGCGCCGACTGCCACCATTTCTATTTCATTACATAGATGGCGGTGCTTATGAGGAATATACCTTAAAACATAATGTTGAAGATTTATCAAAAATTGCCCTTAGACAACGTGTACTGAATGATATGTCACAGCTTAGTCTCGAGACGCAGTTATTTAATGAAACTCTGTCTATGCCTGTCGCGTTGTCACCCGTGGGTCTGACAGGCATGTATGCCCGCCGCGGAGAAGTGCAGGCCGCTATGGCAGCCGATCAAAAAGGCATTCCGTTTACCATGTCGACAGTTTCGGTTTGTCCGATTGAGGAAGTAGTGCCTAAGATCAACCGTCCGATGTGGTTTCAGCTTTATGTGTTGAGAGACCGAGGCTTTATGAAAAATGCACTGGAGCGTGCCAAAGCTGCGGGGTGTTCGACCTTGGTTTTTACGGTGGATATGCCGGTGCCAGGCGCACGCTACCGAGATATGCACTCTGGTATGAGCGGTAAAAATTCCGCTATGCGCCGTTACTTACAGTCTATGACGCATCCGCAATGGGCATGGGATGTAGGACTGAATGGCCGTCCGCACGATCTGGGTAATATCTCTACTTATTTAGGCAAGCCAACAGGATTGGAAGACTATATAGGCTGGCTAGGTAATAACTTTGATCCCTCTATCTCTTGGAAAGATTTAGATTGGATTCGGGAATACTGGGATGGACCTATGGTCATCAAAGGTATTTTGGATCCAGAAGATGCCAAAGATGCGGTGCGTTTTGGAGCCGACGGCATAGTCGTATCCAATCATGGTGGGCGACAGCTGGACGGTGTTTTATCCAGTGCACGGGCGCTGCCTCCTATTGCCGATGCGGTTAAAGGAGAGATTAAAATCTTAGCCGACTCTGGCATACGCAATGGCTTAGATATTGTGCGTATGTTGGCTTTGGGCGCTGATATTTGCATGCTAGGGCGCGCCTTTATTTATGCTTTAGCAGCGGATGGCGGTGCAGGGGTAAGCAATTTGTTAGAACTGTTAGATAAAGAAATACGCGTCGCAATGACCTTGACTGGTGCCAAAACGATTGCTGATATTAATTCTGACTGTTTGGTAACACTGGATAATTAA
- the rhuM gene encoding virulence protein RhuM/Fic/DOC family protein, whose translation MTGATNDKTAKVEIYESADGKAQIEIRLEHDTLWLSQAQLATLFEKDSDTIGLHLKNIYKEGELDPEATTEQSSVVRQEGNRQVRRNIRFYNLDAIISVGYRVNSKKGTQFRIWATQRLREYLVQGYTLNQERFDKNSSELQQALNLIRKTAQSPELNTDEGRGLVEIISRYTQTFLWLQRYDEGLLDNPAGEDGGILPSPTEAMAALTDLKLQLINRGEATELFAKPRGNGLDSVLGNLQQTVFGEPAYPTIESKAAHLLYFMVKNHPFTDGNKRSGAFLFVDFLHRNNRLLNDKGEMVINNTGLAALTLLVAESDPNQKETLIKLIMNMLSLEG comes from the coding sequence ATGACTGGTGCTACGAATGATAAAACAGCAAAAGTAGAGATATATGAAAGCGCTGATGGGAAGGCGCAGATAGAGATACGCTTAGAACACGACACACTATGGCTCTCACAAGCCCAATTGGCGACGCTGTTTGAAAAAGACTCGGATACCATAGGATTACATCTAAAAAATATTTATAAAGAAGGTGAGTTAGACCCAGAAGCAACTACCGAGCAATCCTCGGTAGTTCGTCAAGAGGGGAATCGGCAGGTTCGACGTAACATTCGCTTTTACAATCTAGATGCTATTATTTCTGTGGGTTATCGGGTTAATTCTAAAAAAGGTACTCAGTTCCGTATATGGGCAACGCAGCGCTTACGTGAATACTTGGTTCAAGGTTATACACTCAATCAAGAGCGCTTTGATAAAAACTCAAGCGAGCTACAACAAGCTTTAAATTTAATTCGAAAAACCGCGCAAAGTCCCGAACTTAACACCGATGAAGGACGCGGCTTGGTTGAAATTATCAGCCGTTATACACAGACATTCTTATGGTTACAGCGTTATGATGAAGGCTTGCTTGATAATCCCGCAGGGGAGGATGGCGGTATCTTACCCAGTCCGACTGAGGCGATGGCAGCGCTGACGGATTTAAAATTGCAGCTGATAAATAGAGGCGAGGCGACTGAGCTATTTGCTAAGCCTCGTGGTAATGGTTTGGACAGCGTACTGGGTAATTTACAGCAAACGGTGTTTGGTGAGCCTGCATATCCGACCATCGAGAGTAAAGCCGCGCATCTGCTATATTTCATGGTCAAAAATCATCCTTTTACCGATGGTAATAAACGCAGCGGTGCTTTTTTATTCGTGGATTTTCTGCATCGTAATAATCGACTGCTCAATGATAAAGGTGAGATGGTTATTAATAATACGGGGCTTGCTGCATTGACCTTGTTGGTTGCCGAGTCTGATCCCAACCAAAAAGAAACCTTGATTAAGCTGATTATGAATATGCTGTCATTAGAGGGTTGA
- a CDS encoding L-lactate permease: MNQTIYGLLALLPIVLCGIFLIGLQWSAKKTTPIILVVTAALAIFIWDMTLNRVSSSIIQGLVITVSVLWIVFGAIFLLNTLKHTGAIAVIRAGFTNVSPDRRVQAIIIAWCFGCFLEGASGFGTAAAIAAPLLVAVGFPALGAVLMGMMIQSTPVSFGAVGTPIVIGVNDGLDKAAISAQLAQEGVQWGEFLQLITSQVAIIHGVIGTFMPLFMVMMLTRFFGKNKSWREGFAIWPFAIFAGLAFTIPYMITGVFLGPEFPSLVGGLVSITIVVNAAKRGFLVPKTTWDFEPQKNWPSEWLGKLVVSKEDTTLTLSDKKMSTLMAWFPYLLVALLLVFSRVFTGFQYLLNSVAVDLTSILGETDISASFSPLYLPGGLLLISALVAAAFQTRKPVSALNNAFKESGKTVLGAGFVLIFTIPMVRIFINSGINLSDVASMPVASAELFSGTFGNIFPLISATIGALGAFIAGSNTVSNMMFSQFQYEAAMSLHISPSLIIAAQAVGAAAGNMVAIHNVVAASATVGLLGMEGATLRRTILPTIYYVLFCGIIVMAAIYIFGFQGPLA; the protein is encoded by the coding sequence TTGAATCAAACAATATATGGGCTTTTGGCATTACTGCCAATCGTTCTCTGTGGTATTTTTCTGATAGGTTTGCAATGGTCAGCTAAAAAAACAACGCCAATCATTTTAGTGGTTACCGCTGCGCTTGCCATTTTTATATGGGATATGACGCTTAACCGAGTGTCATCATCTATTATTCAGGGTTTGGTCATTACGGTTTCGGTATTGTGGATAGTCTTTGGGGCTATTTTTTTGTTGAATACATTAAAACATACTGGTGCAATCGCTGTTATCCGTGCTGGGTTTACTAATGTATCGCCAGATAGGCGTGTGCAAGCCATTATTATTGCATGGTGCTTTGGCTGCTTTCTTGAGGGTGCCTCTGGTTTTGGTACAGCTGCCGCTATTGCAGCGCCTTTGCTGGTGGCAGTAGGATTTCCGGCGCTGGGTGCGGTGTTGATGGGAATGATGATACAAAGTACACCTGTATCATTTGGTGCGGTCGGTACGCCTATTGTGATAGGGGTAAATGATGGGTTAGATAAAGCTGCCATTAGCGCTCAACTGGCACAAGAAGGAGTACAGTGGGGCGAATTTTTACAACTGATTACCAGTCAAGTCGCCATTATTCACGGTGTCATTGGTACGTTTATGCCACTTTTTATGGTGATGATGCTCACTCGCTTCTTTGGTAAAAACAAAAGCTGGCGGGAAGGCTTTGCGATTTGGCCGTTTGCGATTTTTGCAGGCTTGGCATTTACAATCCCTTATATGATAACTGGTGTTTTTTTAGGGCCAGAGTTTCCGTCACTGGTCGGTGGCTTGGTCAGTATTACTATTGTTGTTAATGCTGCTAAAAGAGGGTTTTTGGTACCAAAAACCACATGGGATTTTGAACCGCAAAAAAACTGGCCGAGTGAATGGCTTGGTAAGTTAGTGGTTAGTAAAGAAGATACTACGCTGACCTTGAGTGATAAGAAGATGTCCACCCTTATGGCATGGTTCCCTTATTTACTGGTTGCCCTTTTACTGGTGTTTTCAAGAGTATTTACAGGCTTTCAGTATTTACTTAACAGTGTGGCAGTAGACCTAACCTCGATTTTAGGTGAGACAGATATCAGTGCCAGTTTTAGTCCTTTATACTTACCAGGCGGCTTGTTACTAATTAGTGCTTTGGTTGCTGCCGCTTTTCAAACTAGAAAGCCCGTCAGCGCCCTAAATAATGCCTTTAAAGAATCAGGTAAGACCGTATTAGGGGCAGGTTTTGTACTTATTTTTACGATCCCAATGGTTAGGATTTTTATTAATTCAGGCATAAACTTATCAGATGTGGCAAGTATGCCAGTCGCCAGTGCAGAGTTGTTTTCAGGTACTTTTGGTAATATTTTTCCATTGATTAGTGCAACCATCGGTGCTTTAGGTGCATTTATCGCCGGCTCTAATACCGTATCTAATATGATGTTCAGTCAATTCCAATATGAAGCCGCCATGAGCTTACATATTTCACCTTCTCTAATCATCGCGGCGCAAGCGGTTGGTGCCGCAGCCGGTAATATGGTTGCCATACATAACGTAGTTGCTGCATCAGCAACGGTGGGTTTACTTGGTATGGAGGGCGCCACACTTAGGCGTACTATTTTACCCACCATATACTATGTGTTGTTCTGTGGCATCATCGTCATGGCCGCCATTTACATTTTTGGTTTTCAAGGTCCCTTGGCATGA
- the dld gene encoding D-lactate dehydrogenase, with translation MLSPDQVLDKLTNLLGASNVQADPEKNEHYRMGWRSGGGSALAVLFPQTLLDIWRSLEVCVEGDCIIIMQAAKTGLTEGSTPSGNDYDRPVVVINTLAINQLYLVNDNEQVISLPGATLHQLQSQLNIVNRAPHSVIGSSTLGASIIGGISNNSGGALVKRGPAYTELAMFAQINEHGQLVLVNHLDVELGDTPEEILTNLQNGHFDKKELPDTGKLASDREYIARVKDVDASTPSRFNADKRRLYEASGCAGKLAVFAVRLDTYPIAAKEQTFYIGTNSVSELAQLRRQILSSFDNIPEVGEYMHRDIFDVSAKYGKDTFLSIKHLGTNALPRLFSIKGAMDAKFHKWSWMPKHFTDKVMQFIATLFPKHLPKRMMEYRNQYEHHLIIKMSDEGIAEAQDFLKTFFDASDTGNYFECSQEESESALLNRFAAAGAALRYEVIHEKEVGEILALDIAIPRNELEWLESLPEEIEKHLEMKLYYGHFFCYVFHQDYILKKGSDAKLVKKMMLELLSARGAKYPAEHNVGHLYEAEPDLQNFYKSLDPTNSFNPGIGKMSKTKRNCSCCV, from the coding sequence ATGCTCAGTCCTGATCAGGTGCTAGATAAACTAACCAACTTGCTAGGCGCGAGTAATGTACAGGCTGATCCAGAGAAAAATGAGCACTATAGAATGGGGTGGCGCTCTGGCGGCGGCAGTGCCTTAGCGGTTTTGTTTCCACAAACATTGCTGGACATTTGGCGTAGCCTAGAAGTGTGCGTTGAAGGCGACTGTATTATCATTATGCAAGCGGCAAAAACAGGCCTGACTGAAGGATCAACACCGAGCGGTAATGACTACGATAGACCCGTTGTGGTGATTAATACGCTTGCCATAAACCAGTTGTATTTGGTGAATGACAACGAGCAAGTGATTAGCTTGCCTGGGGCGACATTGCATCAGTTGCAAAGTCAGCTTAATATTGTCAATAGAGCGCCTCACTCCGTCATTGGTTCCTCGACGTTAGGTGCGTCTATTATTGGTGGTATATCTAATAACTCTGGTGGGGCGCTGGTTAAAAGAGGGCCTGCTTACACCGAGCTTGCTATGTTTGCCCAAATAAATGAACACGGTCAACTGGTGCTAGTCAATCATCTAGACGTCGAGTTGGGTGATACTCCTGAAGAAATATTAACAAATTTGCAAAACGGTCATTTTGATAAAAAAGAATTACCTGACACTGGTAAGCTTGCATCTGACAGAGAGTACATCGCCCGAGTAAAAGATGTTGATGCAAGCACGCCCAGTCGCTTTAATGCGGACAAGCGCAGACTGTATGAAGCCAGTGGCTGTGCTGGCAAGCTTGCTGTGTTTGCAGTACGTCTTGACACTTATCCAATAGCGGCAAAAGAGCAAACCTTCTACATAGGCACTAACAGTGTGAGTGAGCTTGCACAGCTCAGAAGGCAGATACTATCAAGCTTCGACAATATCCCTGAAGTGGGTGAGTATATGCATCGTGATATATTTGATGTATCTGCTAAGTATGGCAAGGACACGTTCCTGAGTATTAAGCATCTCGGTACAAATGCCTTACCTAGATTGTTTTCTATCAAAGGCGCTATGGACGCAAAGTTCCATAAATGGTCATGGATGCCAAAGCATTTCACTGACAAAGTCATGCAGTTTATCGCTACTCTATTTCCAAAGCATTTGCCCAAGCGCATGATGGAGTACCGCAATCAATACGAGCATCACCTCATCATAAAAATGAGTGATGAAGGTATAGCAGAGGCTCAAGATTTTCTGAAGACGTTTTTTGATGCGTCGGATACGGGTAACTATTTTGAATGTAGTCAGGAAGAATCAGAAAGCGCACTTTTAAATCGTTTTGCCGCAGCCGGTGCCGCATTACGCTATGAAGTCATACATGAAAAAGAAGTCGGTGAGATATTAGCGCTGGATATTGCCATACCACGTAACGAGTTAGAGTGGCTTGAAAGCTTGCCTGAAGAAATTGAAAAGCACTTAGAGATGAAGCTGTATTACGGACATTTCTTTTGCTATGTGTTTCATCAAGATTATATTTTAAAGAAGGGCAGTGATGCCAAGCTTGTTAAAAAGATGATGTTAGAGCTATTGAGCGCACGCGGAGCCAAATATCCTGCTGAGCATAATGTCGGTCATCTATACGAAGCAGAGCCTGATTTGCAGAATTTCTATAAAAGTCTAGACCCAACCAATAGCTTTAATCCCGGCATCGGTAAAATGTCGAAAACCAAACGTAATTGCTCTTGCTGTGTGTAA
- a CDS encoding hydantoinase/oxoprolinase family protein, with translation MKNDFRIGVDAGGTFTDFVLAERSGHVHLFKAPSTPEDGTLAIANGLQQIATQFDRPIEEIIQACDLCINGTTVALNALIQMKGVKVGLLCTAGHEDSIEIRLGHKEEGHRYDASYPPAPQIATRDRRFPIRGRILADGTEHEPLNEQDVLDAIRALKEKDVQAIAISFVWSIRNTQHEQRAKELVEQYMPGVFVCCGSDVYPQIKEYTRTSTTLVNAYLSPVMASYVHKIDDYFKALGAEQPVRYFQSNGGLAVGSIMRERAVNAINSGPASAPQAGLYIASPFGIDDIITVDMGGTSFDITMAKAGRTSLNRDIDFLRNRIGVPMIHVETLGAGGGSIGHVNTFGMLEVGPQSAGATPGPACYGKGGDLPTVTDANLVLGYLQPNAVLGGSVTLDKDKAVQAVQTHIADPLNIELDHAAFGISAIVNQNMSNAIRRITIEKGYDPRDFALVCAGGAAGMHIIALAEEMGIGTILIPKIASCLCAFGQIISDIKYNYLATQMMILARDVELQSLNAKLQELEEQGVQKLLEDGFTDKDISIERTMEMRYVGQVHECNVLIPNGKLDAESVSTILELFHHRHRELYTYDERDSHVELVNIEVSVIGKISKPKLPSLIPQQGDISNAKTGSREMLFDQSYDWIDTPIYDGEKFGAGAIVTGPALIQEPTTTVVIKNGWQAELHETGTYKLTRAA, from the coding sequence ATGAAAAATGATTTCCGTATTGGAGTCGATGCTGGTGGGACGTTCACTGACTTTGTTCTGGCCGAAAGAAGTGGCCATGTACATCTATTCAAAGCACCTTCTACTCCCGAAGATGGCACTTTAGCTATTGCCAATGGTCTACAGCAAATAGCCACGCAGTTTGACCGTCCTATTGAAGAGATTATTCAAGCATGCGACCTATGTATCAATGGTACGACCGTTGCACTAAACGCTCTGATTCAGATGAAAGGGGTGAAGGTCGGACTATTATGTACGGCAGGTCATGAGGACAGTATCGAGATACGTTTAGGGCATAAAGAAGAAGGGCACCGCTATGATGCCAGCTATCCGCCAGCACCGCAAATCGCCACCCGTGATCGTCGCTTTCCTATTCGGGGTCGTATTTTAGCTGATGGTACTGAACACGAGCCGCTAAATGAGCAAGACGTGCTCGATGCAATCAGAGCACTTAAGGAAAAAGACGTTCAAGCAATTGCTATCTCTTTCGTCTGGTCTATTCGTAATACTCAGCATGAGCAGCGTGCCAAAGAGCTGGTTGAGCAGTATATGCCAGGGGTATTCGTTTGCTGTGGCAGTGATGTCTACCCGCAGATCAAAGAATATACTCGCACCTCAACGACCCTAGTAAATGCTTATTTAAGCCCAGTAATGGCTTCTTATGTCCATAAAATTGACGACTACTTTAAGGCGTTAGGCGCTGAGCAGCCAGTACGTTACTTCCAGTCGAATGGTGGGCTTGCTGTCGGTAGCATCATGCGAGAGCGTGCAGTAAATGCCATTAACTCGGGGCCAGCATCTGCACCACAAGCGGGTCTGTATATTGCCAGTCCTTTTGGGATTGACGATATTATCACGGTCGACATGGGCGGTACTTCTTTTGACATCACCATGGCGAAGGCAGGCAGAACCAGCCTCAACCGCGATATTGATTTCTTACGTAATCGTATTGGCGTACCTATGATTCATGTAGAGACATTAGGGGCGGGCGGTGGCTCTATTGGGCATGTTAATACCTTTGGTATGCTAGAGGTTGGCCCTCAGAGTGCTGGCGCGACGCCTGGACCGGCATGTTATGGTAAAGGTGGTGACTTGCCAACCGTCACAGATGCAAACTTAGTATTGGGCTATCTACAGCCGAATGCGGTATTAGGCGGTAGTGTGACCTTAGACAAAGACAAAGCCGTACAAGCGGTGCAAACACACATCGCTGATCCGCTAAACATCGAGTTAGATCACGCCGCATTTGGTATCAGTGCTATCGTTAACCAAAACATGTCTAATGCCATTCGTCGTATTACTATCGAGAAAGGCTATGATCCTCGGGATTTTGCGCTAGTATGCGCAGGCGGCGCAGCTGGCATGCATATTATTGCTCTGGCTGAAGAGATGGGGATTGGGACTATTTTAATACCGAAAATCGCATCTTGTCTCTGTGCTTTTGGTCAAATTATCTCTGATATCAAGTATAACTACTTAGCGACACAGATGATGATTCTAGCGCGAGATGTAGAGTTGCAATCACTCAATGCCAAGCTACAAGAACTTGAAGAGCAGGGTGTACAAAAGCTGCTAGAAGATGGCTTTACAGATAAAGATATCAGCATCGAACGTACCATGGAGATGCGCTATGTTGGTCAGGTGCATGAATGTAACGTGCTTATACCGAATGGTAAGCTCGATGCTGAAAGTGTTAGCACCATCTTAGAGTTGTTCCATCATCGCCATCGTGAGCTTTATACTTATGATGAGCGTGATAGTCACGTCGAGCTGGTCAACATTGAGGTATCGGTAATTGGTAAAATCAGTAAGCCAAAACTACCGAGCCTTATACCGCAGCAAGGGGATATCAGTAATGCTAAAACGGGTAGCCGTGAGATGCTGTTTGATCAGTCCTATGACTGGATTGATACGCCTATCTATGACGGTGAGAAATTCGGTGCTGGTGCTATAGTCACAGGTCCTGCGCTCATTCAAGAGCCAACCACTACCGTGGTCATTAAAAATGGCTGGCAAGCAGAGCTGCATGAGACTGGAACCTATAAGCTGACTCGAGCAGCATAA
- a CDS encoding AraC family transcriptional regulator: protein MNANQKPDHYQNTSHQTLQLQAGQTNDTSAHDLSMNKNLLSPSGLEMPATDSIQTLGAFDWKHTINETYFDLDVSFRQPNKFSGFLQHAKLLEIGVSHYHANTVHYNRGRQSSGYIDDSILITFPMTGDVRFTQKGRQLTSKPGQFFIELSSLPYEFYHLHEASLYVIKVPLALLTPQMGTIERQFARSLSIDEGAGRLLVFQIGQILALIHNNHLGDLEIKILEQQLLNLIVLTLIAPKEVMMSTSSSIQSVHLKRIEHYVSLNLASSDLNPKTVAAACHISARYLHKLFSDLPYTFSDWVKELRLKQANHILKTKSYVTIYEVSHRVGYGDQGYFSRIYKQHFGYTPRDTPGTGTGTGTG, encoded by the coding sequence ATGAATGCAAATCAGAAGCCAGACCATTATCAAAATACCTCTCATCAAACCTTACAGTTGCAGGCAGGTCAGACAAACGATACCTCTGCACATGATTTGTCAATGAATAAAAATCTTCTAAGCCCCTCAGGGTTAGAGATGCCAGCAACGGATAGCATACAAACCTTAGGTGCCTTTGACTGGAAACATACCATCAACGAGACTTATTTTGATCTTGATGTTAGTTTTCGGCAACCGAATAAGTTTTCTGGTTTTTTGCAACATGCTAAGCTTCTAGAGATAGGTGTTTCGCACTATCATGCTAATACTGTGCACTATAATCGCGGCAGACAGAGCTCTGGCTATATTGATGACAGTATTTTAATTACTTTTCCTATGACAGGCGACGTCCGTTTTACCCAAAAAGGACGGCAGCTGACCTCTAAACCCGGTCAATTCTTTATTGAACTGTCCAGCTTACCTTATGAGTTTTATCATCTGCATGAAGCATCATTGTATGTGATTAAAGTGCCTTTAGCGCTACTAACCCCGCAAATGGGTACTATAGAGCGGCAGTTTGCCCGCAGTCTATCTATTGATGAAGGGGCAGGCAGGTTACTGGTATTTCAAATTGGTCAAATACTGGCGCTTATTCATAACAATCATCTGGGTGATTTAGAGATAAAAATATTAGAGCAGCAGCTGCTTAACCTTATTGTATTGACATTGATCGCCCCGAAAGAGGTGATGATGAGTACCAGCTCGTCCATACAATCGGTGCACTTAAAGCGGATAGAACACTATGTAAGTCTAAACTTAGCAAGCTCTGACCTTAATCCTAAGACCGTCGCTGCTGCTTGTCATATCTCTGCCAGATACTTACACAAGCTGTTTTCCGATCTACCTTATACTTTTTCAGACTGGGTCAAGGAATTGCGTTTAAAGCAGGCCAATCATATTTTAAAAACCAAAAGCTATGTGACCATCTATGAAGTGTCGCATAGGGTCGGTTATGGCGACCAAGGTTACTTTTCACGCATTTATAAGCAGCATTTTGGTTATACGCCGCGGGATACTCCAGGCACAGGCACAGGCACAGGCACAGGATAG
- a CDS encoding tyrosine-type recombinase/integrase gives MAVDNLNDINKLECRDKDYSVSVSGIAGLSIRIYPNGKKEYYLRYAHPHIDGKRPRIMLGKVEDISLYEAKYKAETILSTVAQGSDPKAIQKKEQVNKYAHLKNATFADITQVWRDHKTSSRHHSKSRKRAFSESTLKFWDLCLGYMCREIGDLRMNDITSEMILSVCEAIQNNENQATFVGASTRLYTEKVFSFAVARGLCDRNVAIDTRGELAPASSGNHLPAITKPDQFATLLNDMSNFKGASKITLEAMNLLPYVFVRSIDLRSMRWQNIDWDNKLWEFSPTKGEGRDDMVSHLVVPLATQVIERLRKIKAITGHKEHVFASIRASSNPYISKATLVQIFHRLGYKDIQCAHGFRASAKTLLMEQPELRYSDIVTELQLGHRIKDTHGGAYNRLDEIDTRVQMMQDWADYIDELRCST, from the coding sequence ATGGCTGTCGATAATTTAAATGATATCAATAAACTTGAATGCCGAGATAAAGATTACTCTGTCAGTGTCTCAGGTATCGCGGGTTTAAGTATTCGTATTTATCCAAATGGTAAAAAGGAATACTACTTACGGTACGCTCATCCCCATATCGATGGTAAGCGCCCTAGAATAATGCTAGGTAAGGTCGAAGATATCAGTCTATATGAAGCTAAGTATAAAGCAGAAACTATACTTAGCACGGTCGCACAAGGCTCCGACCCTAAAGCCATTCAAAAAAAAGAACAAGTCAATAAGTATGCTCATCTAAAGAACGCCACATTTGCTGATATTACACAAGTTTGGCGAGACCACAAAACATCAAGTCGTCATCACAGTAAATCCAGAAAGCGCGCGTTTAGTGAATCGACCCTTAAATTTTGGGATTTATGTCTAGGATATATGTGTCGCGAGATTGGCGACTTAAGAATGAACGATATCACGAGCGAGATGATATTAAGTGTGTGTGAGGCGATTCAGAATAATGAAAATCAAGCAACCTTCGTTGGTGCCAGCACTCGGCTTTATACTGAAAAGGTCTTCTCATTTGCTGTCGCAAGAGGATTATGCGATAGAAATGTAGCTATTGATACACGTGGTGAGCTAGCACCTGCCAGTTCAGGTAACCACTTACCAGCCATCACCAAACCTGATCAGTTTGCCACTCTCCTAAACGATATGTCCAATTTTAAAGGCGCAAGTAAAATCACATTAGAAGCGATGAATTTACTGCCATATGTCTTTGTGCGTAGTATCGATTTGCGGTCTATGCGTTGGCAAAATATAGATTGGGATAATAAGCTATGGGAGTTTTCCCCAACAAAAGGCGAAGGTCGTGATGACATGGTATCGCACTTAGTTGTACCACTAGCCACTCAAGTAATTGAGCGCTTACGAAAAATAAAAGCAATCACAGGTCACAAAGAACATGTATTTGCATCGATACGTGCCTCAAGCAATCCTTATATTAGTAAAGCAACACTAGTACAAATATTTCATAGGCTTGGCTACAAAGATATTCAATGCGCTCATGGATTTCGAGCATCAGCTAAAACCTTACTTATGGAGCAACCTGAACTGCGTTATTCAGATATCGTGACCGAGCTGCAATTAGGACATCGAATAAAGGATACGCATGGCGGCGCTTATAACCGATTAGATGAAATAGATACTAGGGTACAAATGATGCAAGATTGGGCTGACTATATAGATGAGCTCCGGTGTTCAACGTAA
- a CDS encoding zinc-dependent peptidase produces the protein MFSMIKDWREQRILDNSEFTHADWLQAAQRIVILDRLNEDELTRLFELATLFLADKSITGAQGFEITNAVRQSIALQACLPILNLSLEWYAGWSAIIIYPGSYKSETTTVDELGIVHEGSQHRSGEAWLRGPVILSWKDAKHSGERDGHNVVIHEFVHKLDMLNGRANGFPPLQTDMDPARWTEIMTRDFEDFQSHHKSGLDRYGATNPAEFFAVLSEVFFETPQKLIDAYPDIYEIMVKFFRQTPL, from the coding sequence ATGTTTAGCATGATAAAAGACTGGCGCGAGCAGCGCATACTGGACAATAGCGAGTTTACCCATGCTGACTGGCTGCAAGCGGCTCAGCGTATTGTGATACTTGATCGGTTGAACGAAGACGAGCTAACACGCTTGTTTGAGCTGGCGACGCTGTTTTTGGCGGATAAGTCGATTACTGGCGCGCAGGGTTTCGAGATTACCAATGCGGTGCGGCAATCCATCGCCTTACAAGCTTGCTTACCTATCTTAAACCTTAGCCTTGAGTGGTATGCTGGCTGGTCAGCCATTATCATTTATCCTGGTTCCTACAAGAGCGAAACTACCACTGTCGATGAGCTGGGCATTGTCCATGAGGGCAGTCAGCACCGTAGCGGCGAAGCATGGCTGCGCGGCCCCGTTATTCTGTCGTGGAAGGATGCCAAACACTCAGGGGAGCGCGATGGTCACAACGTCGTCATTCATGAGTTTGTACATAAGCTTGATATGTTAAATGGTCGTGCCAACGGCTTTCCACCACTGCAAACCGATATGGATCCTGCGCGCTGGACTGAGATTATGACACGAGACTTTGAGGATTTTCAAAGCCATCATAAATCAGGTCTTGATCGTTATGGCGCGACTAATCCAGCGGAGTTTTTTGCGGTACTCAGTGAGGTATTTTTTGAGACGCCGCAAAAGCTGATCGATGCTTACCCAGATATTTATGAAATTATGGTGAAATTTTTTCGCCAAACACCACTTTAA